A genome region from Anopheles stephensi strain Indian chromosome 2, UCI_ANSTEP_V1.0, whole genome shotgun sequence includes the following:
- the LOC118502572 gene encoding probable fatty acid-binding protein: MAVWEGKKYKMEKSEGFDDYMKALGVGMVLRKLGNSISPTVELVKNGDEYTFNTLSTFKNTTIKFKLGEEFDEETVDGRMVKSVCTFDGNKLIHEQKGEKPTTIVREFTATDLTATMTAGNAKCVRYYKAV, from the exons ATGGCCGTCTGGGAAGGAAAGAAGTACAAGATGGAGAAGTCGGAGGGATTCGATGACTACATGAAGGCTCTCG GTGTCGGCATGGTTCTGCGCAAGCTTGGCAACAGCATCTCGCCCACGGTGGAGCTGGTGAAGAACGGTGACGAGTACACGTTCAACACGCTGTCCACCTTCAAGAACACGACGATCAAGTTCAAGCTGGGCGAGGAGTTCGACGAGGAAACCGTCGATGGCCGCATGGTCAAGTCGGTGTGCACCTTCGACGGCAACAAGCTGATCCACGAGCAGAAGGGCGAGAAGCCGACCACGATCGTGCGCGAGTTCACTGCCACCGACCTGACCGCCACCATGACTGCCGGCAACGCCAAGTGCGTCCGCTACTACAAGGCCGTATAA